One segment of Streptomyces glaucescens DNA contains the following:
- a CDS encoding GNAT family N-acetyltransferase, with protein sequence MSCCTRTIWETAGSTTPRGLDVVVAELRGSVVGVAEFQLHCDFGHDEGREAHPGEQTFVLTMAVAHAARRGGVGRALLAEIARRAQEAGHTFLALVPQDGGDAADRQAFFQACAFTLYGPAGPGAAWGCPVSEAAAKGTAATAGE encoded by the coding sequence ATGAGCTGCTGTACGCGAACCATCTGGGAGACGGCAGGTTCTACGACCCCGAGGGGCCTGGACGTCGTCGTGGCCGAACTCCGCGGGTCTGTCGTCGGGGTCGCTGAGTTCCAGCTCCACTGCGACTTCGGGCACGACGAAGGCCGGGAGGCGCATCCCGGCGAGCAGACGTTCGTCTTGACGATGGCCGTCGCTCATGCCGCTCGTCGCGGCGGGGTAGGTCGGGCGCTTCTCGCCGAGATCGCCCGCCGGGCCCAGGAAGCCGGCCACACGTTCCTGGCACTGGTGCCGCAAGACGGTGGCGATGCGGCTGACCGGCAGGCGTTCTTCCAGGCGTGCGCGTTCACGCTCTACGGCCCCGCCGGACCGGGCGCGGCGTGGGGCTGCCCGGTCTCGGAGGCAGCCGCGAAGGGCACGGCTGCCACCGCCGGTGAGTAA